From Oncorhynchus mykiss isolate Arlee chromosome 6, USDA_OmykA_1.1, whole genome shotgun sequence, the proteins below share one genomic window:
- the LOC110493840 gene encoding uncharacterized protein LOC110493840, giving the protein MSAATSEEEKRKIAVESELHHRKAEKAYIQLQSDTEWAKANADCHVISVDLQGVMYTPNLTHSNVYYQRQLSNFNFCIQELGKEDPAYMCVWHEGIAHRGSIEVASCLMKWVKTKFTPLTKPEVRKLIIFSDRCCGQNNNWWMLNLMSMLVSMGYFTQVEQKFMVSGHSFQPCDRSFATIEKRRKVSVLHTPDDVSKMILEAQPAKPFKVMRMQCEDFRHLPDSVLKRPAGLQITSVRWLKVTVEDPWNLYAKQSHSLFEGWKSWLISKPKQGATPQPPYFASHYPRAYESPLPIKKKTSTKI; this is encoded by the exons ATGTCAGCAGCAACAtctgaagaggagaagaggaagattgCAGTTGAAAGTGAGTTACACCATCGAAAAGCCGAAAAGGCCTACATACAGCTTCAAAGTGACACTGAGTGGGCTAAAGCCAATGCTGACTGCCATGTCATTTCTGTGGATCTACAGGGGGTGATGTACACCCCTAATCTGACCCACTCCAATGTCTACTACCAGCGGCAGCTGTCAAATTTTAACTTTTGCATCCAGGAACTTGGAAAAGAAGATCCTGCATACATGTGTGTTTGGCATGAGGGGATTGCACACCGAGGGTCCATTGAGGTGGCAAGCTGCCTAATGAAGTGGGTGAAGACAAAATTCACGCCACTCACCAAACCAGAGGTGCGCAAGTTGATCATATTCAGTGACAGATGCTGTGGGCAGAATAACAACTGGTGGATGCTCAATCTGATGTCGATGCTCGTCTCTATGGGTTACTTTACCCAAGTTGAGCAGAAGTTCATGGTCTCTGGTCATTCTTTTCAACCTTGTGATCGATCTTTTGCCACCATCGAGAAGAGGCGCAAGGTGTCAGTCCTTCATACACCTGATGATGTTTCAAAGATGATACTTGAAGCACAACCAGCAAAACCATTCAAGGTGATGAGGATGCAATGTGAAGACTTCAGGCACCTCCCAGATTCTGTCCTCAAGCGACCAGCTGGACTACAGATCACCTCAGTGAGGTGGTTAAAAGTCACAG TTGAGGATCCTTGGAATCTGTACGCCAAACAGAGCCACAGTCTATTTGAGGGATGGAAGTCGTGGCTGATCTCCAAACCAAAACAAGGAGCTACACCTCAACCTCCCTATTTTGCAAGCCACTACCCTAGAGCATATGAGAGTCCTCTGCCCatcaaaaaaaaaacaagtaccAAGATCTGA